Proteins encoded together in one Prosthecobacter debontii window:
- a CDS encoding heavy metal translocating P-type ATPase yields MNDLDTSTRRRLSLLFMATALMAASLLTGWLRPGQEALQGTLALVATLIVAAPIVSGVITAIRATGFAATQFYMDQYVVLALAACLATGKYVTGGIVAIILLFGQMLEERTTVGVEMALSKLRQLSRIRARRKSSEGEHECEASELRPGDEIVIRPGEIIPADSTVISGQALIDQSRITGESVPIEASPGTAIFAGTANLNGSLHARVTGSGSDTVMGRVQSIIEQAKESEAPIISLAEDYARYYTPLILLIAASVFFFSQDIERAIAVLVVSIPCAFVLASPSAMVSAIASASRMGLLIKSVRHLETARRVDTVVFDKTGTLTLGHLELEDVLVHDDRFSRDEVIRLAASLESQSNHPVARAIAQAGEGMNLTTPSDFMEHSGLGLEGKCEEHTLRIGRSSWLRQQGVQLAIDPGQFNRHSLVLLADGDRHIASFLLADQVRSESREAVERLRSLGIENFHMLTGDRREAAEHIAAQVGITHLHAECLPEDKVAHIRALKAAGQRVLVIGDGLNDAPALAEGDVGVAMGSLGNDVTVHTSDIALMSHDLRRLPDLLLLSAKTVGIINQNLLCGFAFIILAISLSSLGFISPVAAAFMHEFSAFFVIFNSARLLRFDGLELLLDEENPQAPSLETATPMTPANA; encoded by the coding sequence ATGAACGATCTCGATACCTCCACGCGGCGACGTCTCTCGCTCTTATTCATGGCCACCGCGCTGATGGCGGCATCCCTGCTGACGGGCTGGCTCCGCCCGGGCCAGGAGGCTTTGCAGGGCACACTCGCTCTCGTTGCCACCTTGATCGTGGCGGCCCCCATCGTGAGCGGAGTCATCACAGCCATCCGTGCCACGGGTTTCGCAGCCACTCAGTTCTACATGGATCAGTATGTGGTGCTGGCCTTAGCCGCCTGTCTAGCCACGGGGAAGTATGTCACGGGAGGCATCGTGGCCATCATCCTTTTGTTTGGTCAAATGCTGGAGGAGCGCACAACCGTCGGGGTAGAGATGGCCCTCTCGAAACTGCGTCAACTCAGTCGTATCCGCGCCCGCCGGAAAAGCAGCGAGGGCGAGCACGAGTGCGAAGCTAGTGAATTAAGACCTGGCGATGAAATCGTCATTCGTCCGGGTGAAATCATTCCGGCCGACTCAACCGTGATCTCAGGCCAGGCCTTGATCGATCAAAGTCGCATCACCGGTGAATCTGTGCCAATCGAAGCCTCACCCGGCACAGCCATCTTTGCCGGCACGGCCAATCTGAATGGATCATTGCACGCTCGTGTCACGGGCTCGGGCAGTGACACGGTCATGGGGCGCGTGCAGAGCATCATCGAGCAAGCGAAGGAATCCGAGGCTCCTATCATTAGTCTGGCCGAGGATTATGCCCGCTATTACACGCCTCTGATTCTATTGATCGCTGCGAGCGTTTTCTTTTTCAGCCAGGATATCGAGCGCGCCATTGCCGTGCTTGTGGTTAGTATTCCTTGCGCCTTTGTGCTGGCCAGCCCTTCCGCGATGGTTTCGGCCATTGCTTCAGCCTCGCGGATGGGGCTCTTGATCAAAAGCGTGCGTCATCTGGAAACAGCCCGGCGGGTGGACACTGTGGTGTTTGATAAAACCGGCACGCTGACGCTAGGACATCTGGAGTTGGAAGATGTGCTGGTTCACGATGACCGCTTTTCCCGAGACGAAGTCATTCGACTTGCGGCCAGCCTGGAAAGTCAATCCAATCACCCCGTCGCACGCGCCATTGCGCAGGCAGGCGAAGGTATGAACTTGACCACCCCCAGCGATTTCATGGAGCACTCTGGGTTAGGCCTGGAGGGTAAGTGCGAAGAGCACACTTTGAGGATCGGTCGCAGCTCTTGGCTGCGGCAGCAAGGTGTTCAGCTTGCCATCGATCCGGGACAGTTCAACCGCCACAGCCTCGTCTTATTGGCCGATGGAGACCGTCACATCGCCTCCTTTTTACTCGCCGATCAAGTCCGGTCTGAATCTCGTGAAGCGGTGGAGCGGCTACGCTCTTTGGGCATTGAGAACTTCCACATGCTGACGGGAGACCGCCGAGAAGCCGCCGAGCACATCGCTGCTCAGGTCGGCATCACTCACCTCCATGCGGAATGCCTGCCTGAGGACAAGGTCGCTCACATCCGCGCGCTGAAAGCCGCAGGCCAACGCGTGCTCGTCATTGGCGATGGCCTCAACGATGCTCCAGCACTTGCCGAGGGAGATGTGGGTGTCGCCATGGGGAGCCTAGGCAATGATGTGACGGTGCACACCTCCGATATCGCCTTGATGTCTCATGATCTGCGTCGCCTGCCGGACCTTCTCCTGCTTTCAGCCAAAACCGTCGGCATCATCAATCAGAACCTGCTTTGCGGCTTCGCCTTCATCATCCTAGCCATCAGCCTCAGCAGTCTGGGTTTCATCAGTCCCGTCGCGGCAGCGTTCATGCACGAGTTCAGTGCTTTTTTCGTGATTTTCAACAGCGCACGATTGCTGCGCTTTGACGGTCTTGAGCTTCTCCTTGA
- a CDS encoding alkaline phosphatase PhoX, with product MKTSTTLLASALLASAAFGQGFKTSEFSYLTPAAGADFSYEPIVTVGDRVPLTGDAASEYAFVGIPDAMGLYKDKATNQNILFVAHEMPSGTHSAPLPGLTRFKGAFVSRYVLAPNGGILSGAPAHANLFLENTQVSNRPPQEGDTNAFTRFCSGSFASRENGLDRPFFFTNEESATGNYDGDVKGSQTVAIANGNMYTVPDLGRVARETTAIMPRRDSLTVAISTEDNGSPSYIYMYVGRKQMRSKVPLDRNGLTNGKIYVLCGRDAQHNEGSFYTGSLPVSWRQIPNGANLSATELLAAADAVGAFGFVRVEDTEFDPVKPTRSLFIATTGGSGPNNLGRLYELKMHPTNPIANGTLNVVYNADLIVTPGGSYNGYPGTLNAANGITGSLGVYGGGNINSGINYPVSIDNIAVSKDFIVICEDRNSPADAVFAKYARNGGLWTLNRKNNYAAKLQSTFNFAGVEARDAHSAITTRGLWETSGVIRGDAIFGPGTFIVNVQAHGTSVTPNGGGGAVTSIRTNIPKPEGGTYTRTEAISLFAEDGQVLIMRPAAE from the coding sequence ATGAAAACATCCACCACCCTGTTGGCCAGCGCTTTGCTCGCCTCTGCCGCCTTTGGACAAGGCTTTAAGACCTCGGAGTTCTCCTATCTGACTCCCGCCGCTGGAGCTGATTTCAGCTATGAACCCATCGTCACCGTAGGCGACCGTGTGCCTCTCACTGGTGATGCTGCCAGTGAGTATGCTTTCGTTGGTATCCCTGATGCCATGGGGCTCTACAAAGACAAGGCTACCAACCAGAACATTCTCTTTGTGGCCCATGAAATGCCCAGCGGAACTCACAGCGCCCCGCTGCCCGGCTTGACACGTTTCAAGGGCGCTTTCGTTTCCCGTTACGTTCTCGCTCCGAACGGAGGCATCCTCAGTGGTGCACCTGCTCACGCCAATCTGTTCCTGGAAAATACACAGGTCTCGAACCGCCCTCCTCAGGAAGGTGACACAAACGCTTTCACCCGCTTCTGCTCCGGCTCCTTTGCCAGCCGTGAAAATGGCCTGGACCGCCCGTTCTTCTTTACCAACGAAGAAAGCGCCACAGGTAACTACGATGGTGATGTCAAAGGTTCTCAGACCGTTGCGATTGCCAACGGTAACATGTATACCGTGCCTGATCTAGGTCGTGTCGCCCGCGAGACCACAGCAATCATGCCTCGTCGCGACTCTCTAACGGTGGCCATCTCTACCGAAGACAACGGCTCCCCTTCCTACATCTATATGTATGTGGGACGTAAGCAGATGCGCTCCAAAGTACCGCTGGATCGCAACGGTCTGACCAACGGTAAAATCTATGTTCTTTGCGGTCGGGACGCCCAGCACAATGAAGGCAGCTTTTATACAGGCAGTCTGCCTGTGAGCTGGAGACAAATTCCTAACGGTGCCAATCTCTCCGCAACAGAACTGCTTGCCGCAGCCGATGCCGTGGGAGCCTTTGGCTTCGTGCGAGTTGAAGACACAGAGTTCGATCCCGTCAAACCCACCCGTAGCTTGTTCATCGCCACCACAGGCGGCAGCGGCCCTAACAACCTCGGCCGTCTTTATGAGCTGAAAATGCATCCCACCAACCCAATCGCCAACGGCACGTTAAACGTGGTTTACAACGCAGACCTCATCGTGACGCCTGGCGGTAGCTACAACGGCTATCCCGGCACTCTGAATGCCGCCAACGGCATCACGGGCTCCCTTGGTGTTTACGGTGGCGGGAACATCAATAGCGGGATCAACTACCCCGTCAGTATTGATAATATTGCCGTCTCCAAAGACTTCATCGTCATTTGCGAAGATCGTAACAGCCCCGCTGACGCTGTGTTTGCTAAGTATGCCCGTAACGGAGGGCTGTGGACGCTGAACCGCAAAAACAACTATGCAGCCAAGCTCCAGAGCACCTTTAACTTTGCCGGTGTGGAAGCTCGTGATGCCCACTCCGCCATCACCACCCGTGGTCTATGGGAGACTTCCGGCGTCATTCGTGGCGACGCTATTTTCGGCCCAGGCACCTTCATCGTGAACGTGCAAGCCCACGGGACCAGCGTGACTCCCAACGGTGGCGGCGGAGCTGTGACCTCCATCCGCACCAACATCCCCAAACCGGAAGGTGGCACCTACACTCGTACTGAAGCTATCTCCCTCTTCGCTGAAGACGGCCAGGTCCTGATCATGCGCCCTGCTGCTGAATAA
- a CDS encoding immunoglobulin domain-containing protein, whose translation MKKFLFSALLAVSAFSSTQAANLYSSNLGNGLTIPGVAGGLPSGTVRFGIFPDGFDFEANASDFAALDAAFTEVSGFSGDLSVDDNDGFYQVATTYVAGGTYEGVSYDSSIAGKKIYVWVLNSTTPANSTEHAIFSTSQTWVQPDAVVQDSIVSPDSDAPGLQAHIGVLAGGSIIGADLPSHQMGLPAAIASVSLTRTPATAVVNVEESIVFTANVGAATGPFTFKWRRNGQVISTVTDSVNNQFVIPSTTTGDTGTYDVLVSNSESTDVASNTNVLTIGTKPVILTQPQSTVIAEGDTLNLSVDAVGPGTLKFQWKKGAIIPGAESETLTLYNMSLKQAGAYTFTVSNAPGAGTATVTSSKAEVVVVSQVTNTVVVADGAKSAALVALIAGKGATYQWFKEGSATPLADGVEYKGVKTTKLAVLAIGPADAGNYYCQVTVGSTSVNSGIQTLNVVTGQPELDDAALALMPNALLGATYVYQVPVLGGASASPTKYSAKGLPAGLKLDSKTGRITGRPSRVTTTDVTVTFTVSNAKGSDTGTVSIGVDNSEDLIGLAGSYVGPISRNVGSSIYGAELGGRFEMTVTTTGAISGKLFLGAMVLPVKGFIEMDGELPSTEFVIVRPSNLPPLYLGIEIDGDLINGYLSSSSESGEPIPGDDVVFDGYRNIYKKKTAEPTEYLGQYNFVIELDEENDDLLTDETLPQGAGYGIFTVAADGRLSVKGKTADGEAYTTSSFLSPSGDVFIYQTLYKTVKKGSILGRLVIDEDKLIEGDASQLRPADPSVKQRTYAAGFDLTEEGLMLISGGAYTYPASKVHLNATANSVTQLSFLRGLEEDAEAAEAAITLLDNFKLTIGTNSGKTKLAINAKTGLITGSFSLADKRSTKFEGVVIPQGNQSVGAGYYLLAEDPSKTSPIFSGVMSLGLPSAPPPPPCHY comes from the coding sequence ATGAAAAAGTTCTTATTCTCTGCGCTACTTGCGGTAAGCGCATTTAGCAGCACCCAAGCTGCCAATCTCTATTCCAGTAACCTGGGTAATGGTCTGACCATTCCTGGAGTCGCTGGCGGTTTGCCCTCTGGCACAGTCCGTTTCGGTATCTTCCCAGACGGTTTCGATTTCGAAGCGAATGCTTCGGACTTTGCGGCTCTAGATGCTGCCTTTACTGAAGTCTCCGGTTTCAGCGGTGATCTGTCCGTCGATGATAACGATGGCTTTTATCAGGTCGCCACGACTTATGTCGCAGGCGGCACCTACGAAGGTGTTTCCTACGATTCCAGCATCGCTGGCAAAAAGATCTATGTGTGGGTGCTGAATAGCACCACACCTGCTAACTCCACTGAGCATGCGATCTTTTCCACCTCTCAGACCTGGGTTCAGCCAGATGCCGTGGTACAGGATTCCATCGTGTCTCCTGACTCCGATGCTCCTGGTCTTCAGGCTCACATCGGTGTTCTCGCAGGTGGCTCCATCATCGGTGCGGATCTGCCTTCTCACCAGATGGGGCTTCCAGCAGCGATTGCTTCTGTCTCCCTGACTCGCACCCCAGCGACGGCGGTGGTGAATGTTGAGGAGTCCATTGTCTTCACCGCTAACGTCGGTGCTGCGACCGGACCTTTCACCTTCAAATGGCGCCGTAATGGTCAGGTCATTTCGACGGTGACGGATTCTGTGAACAACCAATTCGTTATCCCAAGCACGACGACGGGTGACACGGGTACTTATGATGTGCTAGTGTCCAACTCGGAATCGACCGATGTTGCTTCCAATACGAACGTTCTCACGATCGGCACCAAGCCTGTGATTCTTACCCAGCCGCAGTCCACCGTGATCGCTGAAGGGGATACACTGAATCTGAGCGTTGACGCTGTTGGCCCAGGCACTCTGAAGTTCCAGTGGAAAAAAGGCGCCATCATCCCGGGAGCGGAATCTGAGACCCTCACGCTTTACAACATGAGCCTCAAGCAGGCCGGCGCATACACCTTCACGGTGAGCAATGCCCCAGGTGCTGGCACCGCTACGGTGACGAGCAGCAAGGCCGAAGTTGTTGTGGTCAGTCAAGTGACCAACACGGTCGTCGTTGCAGATGGTGCGAAGTCGGCTGCTCTTGTAGCTCTGATTGCTGGCAAAGGAGCGACCTATCAGTGGTTCAAAGAAGGCTCTGCCACTCCTTTGGCCGATGGTGTGGAATACAAAGGTGTGAAGACAACCAAGCTGGCGGTTTTGGCCATCGGCCCTGCCGATGCTGGCAACTACTATTGCCAAGTGACGGTGGGCAGCACGTCGGTGAACTCCGGCATTCAGACCTTGAACGTGGTGACTGGCCAGCCTGAACTGGATGACGCCGCCTTGGCTCTCATGCCTAACGCTCTCCTGGGAGCCACCTACGTGTATCAGGTGCCAGTGCTGGGTGGAGCATCCGCTTCTCCGACGAAGTATTCCGCCAAAGGTCTGCCTGCAGGTCTGAAGCTGGATAGCAAAACCGGTCGCATCACGGGCCGTCCGTCCCGAGTCACTACGACTGATGTCACAGTGACCTTCACCGTGAGCAACGCCAAGGGGAGTGATACTGGCACGGTGTCCATCGGCGTCGATAATTCCGAAGACCTGATTGGTTTGGCCGGTTCTTATGTGGGGCCAATTTCTCGTAACGTGGGCTCCAGCATCTATGGTGCTGAGTTGGGCGGTCGTTTCGAAATGACGGTCACCACCACCGGTGCTATCTCTGGTAAGCTGTTCCTGGGGGCCATGGTGTTGCCAGTCAAAGGCTTCATCGAAATGGATGGTGAGCTGCCCAGCACGGAGTTCGTGATCGTGCGTCCGAGCAATCTGCCTCCTCTCTATCTCGGTATCGAGATCGACGGAGATCTGATCAACGGTTACCTTAGTTCTTCCTCGGAGTCTGGTGAGCCGATCCCCGGTGACGACGTCGTGTTCGATGGCTACCGCAACATCTACAAGAAGAAGACGGCGGAACCTACAGAGTATCTGGGCCAATATAACTTCGTCATCGAACTGGATGAAGAGAATGACGATCTCTTGACTGATGAGACTCTGCCTCAGGGCGCTGGTTACGGCATCTTCACCGTGGCCGCTGATGGCAGACTGAGCGTCAAAGGTAAAACGGCGGATGGTGAGGCTTACACGACCTCTTCCTTCCTGAGCCCAAGTGGAGACGTCTTCATCTATCAGACACTCTACAAAACGGTTAAGAAAGGTTCCATCTTGGGGCGCTTGGTGATCGATGAGGATAAACTCATTGAGGGCGATGCCAGCCAACTTCGTCCGGCCGATCCTTCTGTCAAACAGCGCACCTATGCGGCAGGTTTTGACCTGACCGAAGAAGGCCTGATGCTGATCTCTGGTGGTGCATATACTTATCCAGCCTCCAAGGTGCATCTGAATGCGACGGCTAACAGTGTGACTCAACTGAGTTTCCTGCGTGGTCTGGAAGAAGATGCTGAGGCTGCTGAGGCCGCCATCACTCTGCTTGATAACTTCAAGCTGACGATCGGCACCAATAGCGGCAAGACCAAGCTGGCTATCAACGCCAAGACGGGTCTGATCACGGGTAGCTTCTCGCTGGCTGACAAGCGCTCGACCAAGTTCGAAGGCGTGGTCATCCCACAAGGCAACCAATCTGTCGGTGCTGGTTATTACCTGCTGGCGGAAGATCCTTCCAAAACGTCCCCGATCTTCTCGGGCGTCATGTCACTGGGGCTGCCTTCGGCACCTCCGCCACCTCCCTGCCATTACTAA
- the hflK gene encoding protease modulator HflK yields the protein MKSSPPFSGYVLGAEALALGITACMTGTWWLLPLAATCALLSSIALGYLATGLLVSLGTTAVWGWTWTSGMAQGSLATVHPITALLVGSSLAFISILTGLKQRSASPIPGCLTRLAVFLHFLTAGLMLGSLYLQGSWQLWIAIGYALVTVILSLDTLLRLLARLYTPRRHWAHLPAPGAFFFYRWLGPEWKSCLPSPAAKDEGLELKLAEMWMWPTVRRSLPSLIVTILAIVWLLTCIHELPMGSQGLRQHLGTWEKMALAPGLHGSLPWPLGGIRTVETDRMREVVLGFRADPGQPILWEKTHYEDEQKSLVGGGDDFLSISVPVFYRVQDAALFLRSSGDPEGLLRSLAQRVLLNLTLRLPAREIMTGSRESLRHQFQRDLQDALDASQSGLVLLNVYLRDIHPPVGVAPAFQEVISALEEKEALLHEGEAYRRDVLSRSQGDAKAILVTAQSNANNRIEQVKGQASRFDDMLTSWKQATDLYQWREGFRVLDETLSGAKKAIFDASIRGEMPTHIDLRKVLNPDFVDTVPPRPQSLVPRPSKSMEAFDLDIEGYLRADQGDVPAPDFTPSDADNLLKTDLGKPLQPELSQP from the coding sequence ATGAAATCCAGCCCTCCCTTCTCTGGCTATGTCTTGGGAGCTGAAGCTCTGGCTCTAGGCATCACCGCCTGTATGACAGGCACGTGGTGGCTACTGCCTTTGGCTGCGACATGCGCCTTATTGAGCAGCATCGCCCTAGGCTATCTGGCCACGGGATTGCTCGTCAGCCTCGGCACAACGGCTGTCTGGGGGTGGACCTGGACTTCTGGAATGGCTCAGGGCAGCCTCGCCACAGTGCATCCGATCACCGCCCTGCTGGTCGGCTCTTCACTCGCTTTCATCAGCATTCTCACCGGCCTCAAACAACGCTCCGCATCTCCCATCCCAGGTTGTCTGACACGCTTGGCTGTCTTTCTGCATTTTCTGACGGCAGGTCTCATGCTTGGCTCTCTTTACCTGCAAGGCTCCTGGCAACTTTGGATCGCTATCGGCTATGCACTCGTCACGGTCATCTTGAGCCTGGATACCCTGCTCCGCCTTCTGGCCAGACTTTACACCCCCCGTCGTCATTGGGCTCATCTTCCTGCGCCAGGAGCTTTCTTTTTTTATCGCTGGTTAGGCCCCGAATGGAAAAGCTGTCTTCCCTCACCCGCCGCCAAGGATGAAGGATTAGAACTTAAACTGGCCGAGATGTGGATGTGGCCTACGGTGCGGCGCTCTCTACCCAGCTTGATCGTCACGATCCTCGCCATCGTTTGGCTACTCACTTGCATTCATGAGCTGCCCATGGGCAGTCAGGGCCTACGCCAACACCTCGGAACCTGGGAAAAGATGGCTTTGGCCCCCGGGCTGCACGGCTCTCTGCCCTGGCCTCTCGGAGGCATCCGCACGGTGGAGACCGATCGCATGCGGGAGGTGGTGCTCGGGTTCCGCGCGGACCCCGGCCAACCCATCCTCTGGGAAAAGACGCACTACGAGGACGAACAGAAGTCCCTCGTGGGTGGTGGCGATGATTTTCTCTCCATCAGCGTCCCAGTTTTCTATCGTGTCCAGGATGCCGCCCTCTTTCTCCGCAGTTCCGGTGATCCTGAGGGCCTGTTGCGTAGCCTCGCACAGCGTGTGCTTCTCAATCTGACGCTCCGTCTCCCGGCACGGGAGATCATGACCGGTTCCCGCGAGAGCCTCAGACACCAGTTTCAGCGAGATCTTCAAGACGCCTTGGATGCCAGCCAAAGTGGCTTGGTCTTGTTGAATGTTTATCTCCGAGACATTCACCCTCCCGTGGGTGTGGCACCGGCATTCCAAGAGGTGATCAGTGCCTTGGAAGAAAAAGAAGCTTTGCTTCATGAAGGAGAGGCCTACCGGCGGGATGTCCTCAGCCGCTCTCAAGGTGATGCCAAAGCGATTCTCGTCACCGCTCAGTCCAACGCAAACAACCGAATCGAGCAGGTGAAAGGCCAAGCGTCACGCTTCGACGACATGCTCACCTCTTGGAAGCAAGCCACCGACTTGTATCAATGGCGCGAAGGTTTTCGTGTGCTGGATGAGACTCTATCCGGAGCTAAAAAGGCCATCTTCGATGCATCCATCCGGGGTGAAATGCCCACGCATATCGATTTGCGTAAGGTGCTCAATCCCGACTTTGTCGATACGGTGCCGCCCAGGCCCCAGAGCTTGGTGCCACGGCCTTCCAAATCCATGGAAGCCTTTGACCTCGACATCGAAGGCTACCTGCGTGCTGACCAAGGGGATGTGCCAGCCCCAGACTTCACCCCGTCCGATGCGGACAACCTCCTGAAAACGGATTTAGGCAAGCCCCTGCAGCCCGAGCTATCTCAACCATGA
- the hflK gene encoding protease modulator HflK, translating into MKPRSSQPHLRDEGHFVEALLLFLKQLTAHARWVFAALLFLYAVSGIHTIQPQQTALVRRLGRLQTHLHGPGLLVGLPKPFDEILLFETGKDTSLSLDAWALIGTKIGDPDQPLQLSQEELARRTNSRETTGAEYPQYENMTLNPVIHGYTLTADTNVIQGRFTLRYRIEDPFLFTTAGEGIDRLLAQLSYRALSARLVARRIDASLTDDRRELGTETAKLIQDEATRLNLGVRITGLDIRELSPPAQVLAAFEEVTNARQQAKTMFENARQYDAETLAKYEGEASAIRFRAEGYATTLVEDARGEAAAFVALLENYRVNPQLVSQRLLRETLDSVMGQVSSRTLLPAQQARPAVILEPAPEFAR; encoded by the coding sequence ATGAAACCCCGCTCTTCCCAACCTCACTTACGTGACGAAGGGCATTTCGTTGAGGCCCTTTTGCTTTTCCTGAAACAGCTCACGGCTCACGCCCGCTGGGTCTTTGCCGCGTTACTCTTTCTGTATGCCGTTTCCGGCATCCATACCATCCAGCCTCAGCAGACCGCGTTGGTGCGTCGCTTGGGCCGTTTACAGACACACCTCCATGGCCCGGGCCTCTTGGTGGGACTGCCCAAACCCTTTGATGAAATCTTGCTTTTCGAGACAGGAAAAGATACCAGCTTGTCGTTGGATGCCTGGGCTCTGATCGGAACGAAAATCGGTGATCCCGACCAGCCCCTGCAGCTGAGCCAGGAAGAACTGGCCCGGCGCACCAACAGCCGTGAAACCACGGGGGCCGAGTATCCGCAATATGAAAACATGACCCTGAATCCCGTGATTCATGGATATACGTTAACAGCGGATACCAATGTCATTCAGGGGCGTTTCACTCTGCGTTATCGTATCGAAGATCCTTTTCTATTCACCACTGCCGGGGAGGGGATCGACCGCTTGCTGGCCCAACTCAGCTATCGGGCACTTTCAGCACGGCTGGTGGCTCGGCGCATCGATGCTAGCCTGACGGACGACCGCCGAGAGTTGGGAACCGAGACCGCCAAGCTGATCCAAGACGAAGCCACTAGGCTCAATCTCGGCGTCCGTATAACTGGGCTCGATATTCGGGAACTCTCTCCTCCAGCCCAAGTCTTAGCCGCCTTTGAAGAAGTGACGAATGCGCGTCAGCAGGCCAAAACGATGTTTGAAAACGCCCGCCAGTACGATGCTGAAACTCTAGCTAAATATGAAGGCGAAGCCTCGGCCATTCGGTTCCGTGCCGAAGGTTATGCCACAACCCTTGTCGAAGATGCCAGAGGTGAAGCCGCCGCCTTTGTTGCCCTGCTTGAGAACTATCGCGTCAACCCTCAGCTCGTTTCTCAACGCCTGCTGAGAGAGACCTTGGACAGTGTGATGGGCCAGGTGTCGTCGCGCACCCTGCTCCCCGCTCAGCAGGCACGCCCTGCGGTCATCCTCGAACCCGCACCTGAATTCGCCCGATGA
- the hflC gene encoding protease modulator HflC: protein MSDTDSPPVRRQPIMLRLVLLAAVGLSVLASACAFIVSETEHVLILRFGRPDRIISTPGLCLRLPVPIERVVRVDRRLQHASIRLSETLTRDQRNVIVPVFFTWRVADPLRFHTAVREFNNAQTKLDALITSARNSVLGQHDFTDLLMTEESDSSLAKMEREMLALASGDAAQQLGIELISAGITQIQLPEANTESVFRRMRAERKREATQYRAEGRAKTAEMKAETDKEATRMIADAKRQAEEMRGKAEAEASSIYAAAHGQDPQFYKFLRELQSLRTVVDKNTTVILDTSVAPFHWLKAKEPGAVADKPTSSPPAAPSASILDQTP, encoded by the coding sequence ATGAGTGATACCGATTCTCCCCCCGTTCGCCGTCAACCCATCATGCTTCGGCTGGTCTTGCTAGCCGCAGTTGGGCTCAGTGTCCTCGCCTCCGCATGCGCCTTCATCGTCAGTGAGACTGAGCATGTCCTGATCTTGCGTTTTGGTCGGCCAGATCGCATCATCAGCACTCCTGGATTGTGCCTGCGGTTGCCCGTGCCGATCGAGCGCGTGGTGCGTGTCGATCGCCGACTCCAGCATGCCAGCATTCGTTTGAGCGAGACCCTAACGCGCGATCAACGCAATGTCATTGTTCCAGTCTTCTTCACTTGGCGAGTTGCAGACCCCCTGCGTTTTCATACCGCTGTTCGTGAATTCAACAACGCACAGACGAAACTCGATGCCCTGATCACCAGCGCGCGCAACTCCGTGTTAGGCCAACATGACTTCACCGACCTCCTCATGACGGAAGAAAGTGACAGCTCATTGGCCAAGATGGAGCGTGAGATGCTCGCCCTGGCTTCCGGTGATGCGGCTCAACAGCTCGGCATTGAGCTCATTTCCGCAGGCATCACCCAAATCCAACTCCCCGAAGCGAATACCGAGTCTGTTTTCCGTCGCATGCGAGCCGAGCGTAAACGCGAGGCCACCCAATACCGGGCGGAAGGCCGTGCCAAGACAGCCGAGATGAAAGCTGAAACCGATAAGGAAGCCACACGCATGATCGCCGATGCCAAACGCCAAGCTGAAGAAATGCGCGGCAAAGCCGAAGCCGAAGCTTCCTCCATCTATGCCGCAGCTCATGGCCAGGATCCGCAGTTTTATAAATTCCTGCGGGAGCTCCAAAGCCTGCGCACCGTGGTGGATAAAAACACCACGGTGATCCTCGACACCAGCGTGGCACCTTTTCACTGGCTCAAAGCAAAGGAACCCGGTGCTGTGGCGGACAAACCCACTTCGTCTCCTCCAGCAGCTCCCTCAGCCAGCATCCTGGATCAAACGCCATGA